A part of Rhopalosiphum maidis isolate BTI-1 chromosome 3, ASM367621v3, whole genome shotgun sequence genomic DNA contains:
- the LOC113555644 gene encoding membrane-associated protein Hem — protein MSSRSGSSLGGGSGGGLSAGHHKLAEKLSLINDRGVGMLTRIYNIKKACGDAKSKPAFLSDKTLESAIKYIVRRFPNVDIKGLQAITPIRSDIIKSLSLYYYTFVDLLDFKDQVCELLTTMDACQVNLDITVNYELTRAYLDLVATYVALMVLLSRVEDRKAVLGLFNAAHEMVHNQSDLSFPRLGQMIVDYEQPVRRLADEFVPHTKLLSGALRSLWPVYVQRNLTADKWRSDQKLSLVGNPAQLLKPSSTDTVSCEYLSLETMERWIIFGFLLCHQTLQQQPTNQQQHNQDGNVAHKLWLAALESNWSIALFRDETVPIHSFVQSFFDTLKGYGKRVSEVKEAHTHATQKAVYRHRERRKYLRTALKELALILTDQPGLLGPKVLLVFIGLSLARDEVCWLLRHGAPNSGGGNSQKGTGTGTGGTGKSSSSGKSSSGVEDLLVDRQLPELLFHMEELRMLVRKYSQVVQRYYVQYLVGFDAIQLAQSIQSVYGNQQDQQHYQQDPSYVILQSIVHTVSALSVKQVEDNELFDLRALRLDWFRVQAYCSSAGSSGGGYNSNNSKLNLFDQRQLASQLDTAAHHTRMVDYLDEMLVDTSDLSLFCFYNKTFEDQFHMCLEFPAQNRYIIAFPLVCGHFQSCAHELCPEERHHIRERSLSVVNMFLDDMAKEAKNILTTVCDEQCTMSDRLLPKHCALLIAQAVNRKKKDKSTSNKGKNAGASMLLGGAGDDNDRPGSESYRKTREELTTMDKLHMALTELCYALNYCSTINVWEYTFAPREYLHQHLETRFGRALVGMAMFNADTGDIAKPSELLASVRAYMSVLQTVENYVHIDVTRVFNNALLQQTQHADSHGDKTIASSYTQWYSEVLLRRVSAGNICYSPNQRAFVSLTADGAVPFNAEEFSDIGELRALAELVGPYGMKLLNETLTWHVASQVQELKKLVAANREVLLALRTNFDKPDVMKTEFKKLQHVDNVLQRMTIVGVILSFRQLAQSALRDVLEDRVPFLLASVQDYHQQHQLRVGGVMGNGSINGVGGVMVGGNGSVNGVGATADTMLVSEMASAAGLECAVDPALAAALRNQKTADEHDEHLTACLLMVFVAVSVPKLARSEHSFYRASLEGHANNVHCVAAAVNAVFGALFTVCSAGAGPGTGAGADPTSVAAAGSDIEDRMKEFLALASSSLLRLGQEADRDTVRNRESVYLLLDQIVQESPFLTMDLLESCFPYALIRNAYHAVYKIEHHQHGGHSSSSHQI, from the exons ATGTCGTCGCGTTCGGGCTCGTCTCTGGGAGGCGGCAGTGGTGGCGGTCTGTCGGCCGGCCATCATAAGCTGGCCGAGAAGCTGAGCTTGATCAACGACCGGGGCGTGGGCATGCTCACACGGATCTACAACATCAAGAAG gcATGCGGTGATGCCAAATCCAAGCCAGCTTTCCTGTCTGACAAGACACTAGAGTCTGCAATCAAATACATTGTGCGCAGGTTTCCCAATGTAGACATCAAAGGT CTTCAGGCCATTACACCCATACGTAGCGACATCATAAAATCACTGTCTTTATACTATTACACATTTGTTGACCTTCTTGATTTCAAAGATCAAGTGTGTGAACTTTTGACTACGATGGATGCGTGCCAAGTGAATCTGGATATT ACTGTAAATTATGAGCTAACACGAGCCTACCTAGACTTAGTGGCCACATACGTAGCCCTCATGGTTTTACTATCACGTGTTGAAGATCGCAAGGCAGTATTAGGGCTATTTAATGCTGCACATGAGATGGTACATAATCaaag tGATCTAAGCTTCCCACGTCTTGGCCAAATGATTGTAGACTATGAGCAACCAGTGCGTCGGTTAGCCGATGAATTTGTGCCACATACTAAGCTTTTATCTGGAGCCCTACGTTCTCTTTGGCCAGTGTATGTGCAACGCAATCTGACAGCAGATAAGTGGAG GTCTGACCAAAAACTCAGTCTGGTGGGAAACCCTGCACAACTACTGAAACCTTCATCTACAGACACTGTGTCATGCGAATATTTATCCTTGGAAACAATGGAACGATGGATTATAT TTGGTTTTTTGCTATGCCATCAGACGTTGCAGCAACAACCAACAAACCAGCAGCAACACAACCAAGATGGCAATGTGGCTCATAAACTGTGGTTAGCTGCACTAGAGTCAAATTGGTCAATTGCTTTGTTTAGGGATGAAACTGTTCCCATTCACTCGTTTGTCCAGTCATTTTTTGACACACTTAAGGGCTATGGAAAGAGGGTATCTGAAGTAAAAGAGGCACATACCCATGCTACACAAAAAgc GGTGTATCGTCACCGTGAGCGGCGTAAATACTTACGCACAGCACTCAAAGAATTGGCATTGATACTAACTGATCAACCAGGGTTGTTGGGACCAAAAGTCCTATTGGTATTTATTGGGCTAAGCTTAGCTCGAGACGAAGTATGCTGGTTGCTACGACATGGTGCCCCCAATTCTGGAGGAGGTAATAGTCAAAAAGGAACAGGAACAGGTACAGGAGGTACTGGAAAATCTAGCTCTAGTGGAAAGTCATCATCTGGTGTAGAAGACCTTTTAGTTGACAGGCAACTTCCCGAGTTGTTGTTTCATATGGAGGAGCTTCGGA tGTTAGTACGCAAGTACAGTCAGGTTGTACAACGTTACTATGTTCAGTATTTAGTTGGATTTGATGCTATCCAATTGGCGCAATCTATACAATCTGTCTATGGAAATCAGCAAGATCAACAACATTATCAACAAGATCCTTCTTATGTAATTCTCCAGTCTATTGTGCATACTGTTTCTGCATTATCAGTCAAGCAAG tgGAGGACAATGAGTTATTTGACTTACGCGCTCTACGTCTCGACTGGTTCCGTGTTCAAGCTTATTGCTCGTCTGCTGGATCCAGTGGCGGTGGATACAATAGTAACAATTCAAAACTTAACCTTTTTGACCAACGTCAGCTAGCTTCCCAGCTAGACACAGCAGCACACCACACACGCATGGTGGACTATTTGGATGAAATGCTCGTTGACACTTCCGATTTATCACtattttg CTTctacaataaaacatttgaagaCCAATTCCATATGTGTCTCGAGTTCCCAGCTCAGAATCGGTACATTATAGCGTTTCCACTAGTCTGTGGACATTTTCAATCATGTGCTCATGAACTCTGTCCTGAAGAG cgTCACCACATTCGCGAGCGCAGCCTGTCAGTAGTTAATATGTTTCTAGATGATATGGCTAAAGAAGCCAAGAACATTCTGACAACCGTTTGTGATGAACAGTGTACGATGAGTGATCGACTTCTGCCCAAACACTGTGCTTTGCTGATCGCACAAGCAGTAAACCGAAAGAAAAAGGACAAATCTACATCCAACAAAGGGAAAAACGCAGGAGCTTCTATGTTACTTGGAGGAGCTGGTGACGACAATGACAGACCCGGGTCAGAGAGTTATCGGAAGACACGTGAGGAGTTGACCAC AATGGATAAACTACACATGGCCCTTACTGAATTATGCTATGCACTGAATTACTGTTCAACAATAAATGTGTGGGAATACACATTTGCGCCACGCGAGTACTTGCATCAACATCTAGAAACTCGATTTGGTCGGGCTCTAGTGGGCATGGCTATGTTTAATGCTGATACAGGTGACATTGCTAAACCGTCAGAGTTATTAGCTAGTGTTCGGGCCTATATGAGCGTTCTACAAACTGTTGAAAACTATG TTCATATTGACGTGACCAGAGTCTTCAACAATGCATTACTACAACAAACACAGCATGCCGATAGCCATGGTGACAAAACTATTGCATCGTCGTATACTCAGTG GTACTCAGAAGTTCTATTACGTCGAGTTAGTGCTGGCAACATTTGTTATTCGCCAAATCAACGAGCATTTGTCAGTCTTACAGCAGATGGTGCAGTACCGTTCAATGCAGAGGAATTTAGTGACATTGGCGAGTTGCGAGCACTTGCTGAACTTGTAGGCCCCTATGGGATGAAATTGCTCAATGAGACACTGACATGGCATGTGGCCAGTCAAGTGCAAGAATTAAag AAATTAGTAGCTGCGAATCGTGAAGTTCTGCTAGCACTTCGCACTAATTTCGATAAACCAGACGTGATGAAAACCGAATTCAAAAAGCTGCAAC ATGTGGACAACGTGCTTCAACGCATGACTATAGTGGgcgtaattttaagttttcgaCAATTAGCACAGTCTGCGCTTCGTGATGTCCTTGAAGACCGTGTGCCCTTCTTATTAGCCAGTGTCCAGGATTATCACCAGCAGCACCAGCTCCGTGTTGGTGGTGTTATGGGTAATGGTAGTATCAACGGAGTCGGAGGAGTAATGGTAGGAGGAAATGGAAGTGTCAATGGAGTGGGTGCAACTGCTGACACAATG CTTGTCAGTGAAATGGCTTCGGCTGCAGGCTTGGAATGTGCAGTAGACCCAGCGCTGGCAGCTGCACTGCGCAATCAAAAGACTG CTGACGAGCATGATGAACATCTAACTGCGTGTTTGCTTATGGTTTTTGTGGCCGTCTCTGTGCCCAAGTTAGCGCGGTCTGAACACTCGTTTTACCGTGCTTCGCTGGAAGGGCATGCTAACAATGTACACTGTGTAGCAGCTGCTGTGAATGCCGTGTTTGGGGCACTGTTCACTGTTTGTTCTGCTGGTGCAGGACCTGGGACTGGTGCTGGAGCTGATCCCACTTCAGTTGCTGCAGCAGGGAGCGATATTGAAGACCGCATGAAAGAGTTCCTGGCt CTTGCCTCATCCAGTCTGCTACGTCTTGGCCAAGAAGCTGACCGTGACACTGTGCGTAACCGCGAGTCTGTATACCTTTTGCTAGATcag ATTGTTCAAGAGTCACCGTTTCTCACCATGGATCTCCTAGAGTCATGTTTCCCATACGCTCTGATAAGAAATGCGTACCATGCTGTCTACAAGATCGAGCATCATCAACATGGTGGTCATTCATCATCTTcacatcaaatataa
- the LOC113555654 gene encoding ATP-binding cassette sub-family F member 1 yields the protein MPPKKSKKANKHNQDWADDDDDSAVDILAAAKANDDEAPVQPNRGNKTSKKNKKKNKNQDWEDESEDLVDILATSEVNDDATTNEPPQPNRGNKISKKNKKKNKNQDWDDESEDLVDLLADTKLNDDDVEEIPQPTRGNKISKKNKKKNKNQQQDLEENSAVDDDDDDDDVNIKVSTSPTEEVVDNTLAKIPTGKVSKKNKRKKKDFDLEEDDDYPLVQDNVVKIDDENKSSDIVVEEPVDFDDLTEKSDEKIEKVTDYIESDNLPTAMPVIDQDVDDKDGGDIDEDLEAAKLAGKKKKSKKNKKKTNYDEEILMEASTADVTIEDDKSKKSDTVEEMPVEQSADVADPENAVTTEIKANGENEDNADQFEDEAVPEIVKVPKQKSKTKDVNKSLSHKEKKKMKKELEYQKQMDLMTKKGGQGHSELGANFSVSQIQKTAGQLAAMEHAVDIKIDSFSIAAKGQDLFVNASLLIAHGRRYGLVGPNGHGKTTLLRHIAERLFDVPPGIDILYCEQEVVADETTAVKAVLRADTRCTELLAECKRLEEAQEKGTGEDVTERLNEVYDELKVLGADSAEPRARRILAGLGFSAAMQDRATKDFSGGWRMRVSLARALFLEPTLLLLDEPTNHLDLNAVIWLDNYLQGWKKTLLVVSHDQSFLDNVCNEIIHLDQKRLFYYKGNYSMFKKMHSQKKKETIKEYEKQEKRLKEMKQQGQSKKQAEKKQKEVLTRKQEKNKGKPGKNAGMDDDDNAEPTQLLQKPRDYNVKFSFPDPSPLQPPILGLHSVNFAYPTQKPLFKEVDFGVDLNSRVAIVGPNGVGKSTFLKLLTGDLQPTAGEMRMNHRMKLGKFDQHSGEHLTAEETPAEYLMRLFDLPYEKARKQLGTFGLAGHAHTIRMKDLSGGQKARVALAELCLNAPDVIILDEPTNNLDIESIDALAEAINDYKGGVIIVSHDERLIRDTECTLWVIEDQTINEVDGDFDDYRKELLECLGEVINSPSIAANAAVEQ from the exons ATGCCACCCAAAAAGTCGAAGAAAGCCAACAAGCACAATCAGGATTgggccgacgacgacgatgattcGGCCG TTGATATATTAGCTGCTGCCAAAGCTAATGATGATGAAGCACCGGTACAACCTAATCGTGGAAATAAAACttctaaaaaaaacaagaaaaagaataaaaatcaagATTGGGAAGATGAATCtgaag atttgGTAGACATTTTGGCTACTTCAGAAGTAAATGATGATGCAACTACCAATGAGCCGCCACAACCTAATCGTggaaataaaatttctaaaaaaaacaaaaagaaaaataagaatCAAGATTGGGATGATGAATCAGAAG ATTTAGTTGATCTATTGGCGgacacaaaattaaatgatgaCGATGTTGAAGAAATCCCCCAGCCAACTCGTGGAAATAAAATCTCTAAAAAGAATAAGAAAAAGAACAAAAATCAACAACAAGATTTGGAAGAAAACTCAGCAG ttgatgatgatgatgatgatgacgacGTTAACATTAAGGTTTCAACATCGCCGACGGAAGAAGTCGTCGACAATACACTGGCCAAAATTCCGACGGGAAaagtttcgaaaaaaaacaaaaggaaaaaaaaagattttgatTTGGAAGAAGACGACGATTACCCGCTGG TTCAAGACAATGTCGTCAAAATTGATGACGAAAATAAATCTTCGGATATCGTTGTAGAAGAACCTGTTGATTTTGATGATTTGACAGAAAAATCTGACGAGAAAATCGAAAAGGTCACCGATTATATTGAAAGTGACAATCTTCCAACAGCAATGCCAG TTATAGATCAAGACGTAGATGATAAAGACGGTGGTGATATAGATGAGGATCTGGAAGCCGCTAAGCTCGCTGGAAAAAAGaagaaatcgaaaaaaaataaaaagaagacAAATTATGACGAGGAAATCTTAATGGAGGCGTCGACAGCAGatg TTACTATAGAAGACGATAAAAGCAAAAAGTCTGATACCGTCGAGGAAATGCCCGTTGAACAGAGTGCTGACGTAGCTGACCCCGAGAACGCAGTGACTACAGAGATTAAAGCTAATGGTGAAAACGAGGATAATGCCG ACCAATTTGAGGATGAAGCTGTACCAGAGATAGTAAAAGTGCCCAAACAAAAATCGAAAACTAAGGACGTAAACAAATCACTGTCCCATAAAGagaaaaagaaaatgaaaaaagag TTGGAGTATCAGAAACAAATGGATTTGATGACCAAGAAAGGGGGCCAGGGACACAGTGAGTTGGGAGCCAACTTTTCAGTGTCACAGATTCAAAAGACAGCAGGTCAACTAGCGGCTATGGAGCACGCAGTTGACATTAAAATTGACAGCTTTAGCATTGCAGCCAAAGGTCAGGATTTGTTCGTCAACGCCAGCTTACTGATTGCCCATGGCCGGCGATACGGTCTGGTCGGACCAAACGG TCACGGAAAAACGACACTGCTCAGACACATTGCGGAGCGGCTGTTTGATGTACCTCCGGGTATTGACATCCTGTACTGTGAACAGGAGGTAGTAGCTGATGAAACAACAGCGGTAAAGGCTGTACTTAGAGCGGACACGCGATGTACAGAGTTGCTTGCTGAGTGCAAAAGACTCGAGGAAGCTCAAGAAAAGGGCACGGGTGAAGACGTAACGGAAAGATTAAACGAA GTATATGACGAGCTCAAGGTACTCGGGGCGGACTCGGCTGAACCCCGGGCTCGGCGTATACTTGCTGGTCTCGGTTTCTCCGCGGCCATGCAGGACCGGGCTACCAAAGATTTCTCCGGAGGCTGGCGGATGCGCGTGTCTCTTGCCCGGGCCCTATTTCTTGAACCTACGTTGTTGTTACTTGACGAGCCGACTAATCATTTGGATCTGAACGCTGTCATCTGGCTGGACAA TTATTTGCAGGGATGGAAGAAAACTCTGTTAGTTGTATCTCACGACCAGAGCTTTTTGGACAACGTGTGTAACGAAATCATACATTTGGACCAGAAACGATTGTTTTACTACAAAGGTAATTACAGTATGTTCAAGAAAATGCACTCGCAGAAAAAAAAGGAGACTATCAAGGAGTATGAGAAACAGGAGAAACGACTGAAAGAAATGAAACAACAAGGTCAATCCAAGAAACAAGCT gaaaaaaaacaaaaagaagTATTGACCAGGAAACAGGAAAAGAACAAGGGCAAACCTGGTAAAAATGCCGGCATGGACGATGACGACAACGCGGAACCCACGCAGCTATTACAAAAGCCTCGAGACTATAACGTCAAATTTTCATTCCCCGATCCAAGTCCATTACAACCACCTATACTGGGTCTGCACA GTGTGAATTTTGCATATCCCACCCAAAAGCCATTATTTAAGGAAGTCGATTTTGGCGTTGACCTCAATTCCCGGGTAGCTATTGTCGGGCCGAACGGTGTAGGTAAGTCGACGTTCCTCAAGCTATTAACCGGTGACTTGCAGCCTACTGCCGGTGAAATGCGCATGAACCATCGGATG AAACTTGGAAAGTTCGACCAGCATTCTGGTGAACATTTGACAGCTGAAGAGACGCCCGCCGAATATCTGATGCGGTTGTTCGACTTGCCGTACGAGAAAGCGCGCAAACAGTTGGGTACTTTCGGCCTAGCTGGTCATGCGCATACCATCCGCATGAAGGACTTGTCCGGTGGACAAAAAGCCCGCGTCGCCCTGGCTGAACTCTGTCTGAATGCTCCCGACGTCATTATATTG GATGAACCTACAAACAACTTGGATATAGAATCTATTGACGCTCTAGCAGAAGCGATAAACGATTACAAAGGAG GTGTCATAATTGTATCTCACGACGAACGACTTATTCGTGACACAGAATGTACATTATGGGTTATTGAAGATCAAACCATTAATGAAGTAGACGGTGACTTTGACGACTACCGAAAGGAACTGTTGGAGTGTCTTGGGGAGGTGATCAACAGTCCGAGCATTGCAGCCAACGCGGCCGTCGAACAATAA